The proteins below come from a single Chryseobacterium sp. MA9 genomic window:
- a CDS encoding alpha/beta hydrolase, with the protein MKLIFSFIFVLCSLVFKAQGLYSRAYGNPKNIPVIFIHGGPSGNATLFEGTTAQKLADKGFYVIVYDRRGEGRSKDENATMTFKESFEDLKGIYTTYHIKKANILAHSFGGIIGTLFTSQFPEKVNSLTLVGALFTQQETYDHILKQAKEHFKTDPAQLKEISEIENLDKNSAAYRKRCYEMAGKLNFFDMPNPTPESEMLRNEYKAGEFYKNNIRNSDSPLKFYKNEPLNNLDNTPVLKDIRKKGIPIFAVYGKNDGIFSEKQLNDLKNIVGKKNFKLIDNCSHYLFVDQQDDFLQFIKLTLK; encoded by the coding sequence ATGAAATTAATATTTTCCTTCATTTTTGTATTATGTTCGCTGGTCTTTAAGGCACAAGGTTTATATTCCAGAGCCTATGGAAATCCAAAAAATATTCCTGTTATTTTTATTCATGGAGGACCGAGCGGAAATGCGACTTTATTTGAAGGAACTACAGCTCAAAAACTTGCTGATAAAGGATTTTACGTAATTGTCTACGACAGACGCGGTGAAGGCCGTTCAAAAGATGAAAATGCCACCATGACTTTTAAAGAAAGTTTTGAAGATTTAAAAGGAATTTACACCACTTATCATATCAAAAAAGCAAATATTCTTGCTCACAGTTTCGGTGGAATTATCGGGACGCTCTTCACTTCACAGTTTCCTGAAAAAGTAAATTCGCTGACTCTTGTCGGAGCTTTATTTACGCAGCAGGAAACCTATGATCATATTTTAAAACAGGCAAAAGAACATTTTAAAACTGATCCTGCCCAGCTCAAAGAGATTTCAGAAATAGAAAATCTGGATAAAAATTCTGCAGCCTATAGAAAAAGATGTTATGAAATGGCCGGTAAGCTCAACTTCTTCGATATGCCCAATCCTACTCCCGAAAGTGAAATGCTGAGAAACGAATACAAAGCAGGTGAATTTTATAAAAACAACATCAGAAATTCTGATTCACCTCTTAAATTCTATAAAAATGAACCTCTTAACAATCTTGATAACACACCTGTTTTAAAAGATATCCGAAAAAAAGGAATTCCCATTTTTGCTGTGTATGGTAAAAATGATGGAATATTTTCGGAAAAACAGCTGAATGATCTTAAAAATATTGTCGGGAAGAAAAATTTTAAGCTTATTGACAACTGTTCTCATTACTTATTTGTAGACCAGCAGGACGATTTTTTACAATTTATTAAGCTTACATTGAAATAA